The following is a genomic window from Prosthecobacter vanneervenii.
AAACCATTTTTCAGACGGTCTGCGCCCAATGCCATGGCGCCTCGGGTGAAGGAAAGGCGGAGCTCAAGTCGCCATCGATCGCCGGCATGCCGGCGTGGTATACGAGCACGCAGTTTAAGAATCTGCGTGAGGGGCGTCGGGGCCATGATGCGGCTGATCCGCAGTCGTTCATGATGGCGGCGGTGGCGAAGGCGCTGAAGCCGGAGCAGGTGAAGGCGGTGATCGCACATGTGGAGAAGATGCCGGTGCAGACGCCGAAGGGAGCTGACCGGGAGATGGCCAACACGAATCCGCAGGAGGGCATGCAGCTTTTCCAGGAGCGGTGCATGGAGTGCCATCGCTACAATGGGAGCGGAGAGATGGCCTTTGGCAGCCCGCCGCTGGTGGGACGTCAGGGCTGGTATCTGGAAGCGCAGCTGAAGAATTTTAAATCGGGGAAACGCGGCGCGGTGAAGGACGATGTGAATGGCGCGAAGATGGTGCAGATGACGACGCTGTTCATCGAAGACGAGCAGATGCTGCGGAACGTGGTGGCGTATATCATGACGCTCAATCCGGAGCCGGAGCCTGCGGCTGGTGATGGCAAAAAGGAGGTGATTGAAGACAATCCGTTTATTAGTGCGGGGCAGTGATCAGGCGTAGGACTGGGGTTGTTTGACCATTGTCTCGAAAGGTCACCGGACCATACCGCACTCGGAGAGTGCGGACCACTTCACGCTGGGTGGGCGAATGTGATGGGAGCGTGAGTGGGCGCTGGTGGACGGGCGGGCTGTCGCCACACCCGTCCTACGGCGGAGGTGCCGCTGGTCAGGCGTGGGCTTGGAGTTCTTTGACGGGTTCGCCTTTGCTGAGGGCCATGGGGCGGCCGACGGGGGTCATGACTTCTTTGGAGTAGTCGATGCCGAGAAGGTTCTGGATGGTGGCGTGGAGGTCTTCGACGAGGACGGGTCGTTCGGGTTCTTTCTTTTCGCCCGTTGGATCGGTGGAGCCGATGACGCGGCCTCCGGCGAAGCCGCCGCCGGCGACGAGCATGCTGAAGGCGTGGGGCCAGTGGTCGCGGCCGCCGACGTTGTTGATCTTGGGGGTGCGGCCGAATTCGCCGCCGCAGACGACGATGGTGCTTTGGAGGAGGCCGAGCTTTTTGAGGTCGCGAATGAGGGAGGCGTAGGCAGCGTCGAGGATCTTTACCTGCGTGGCCTGGCCTTCGAAGTTGTTGGCGTGGGTGTCCCAGCCGTTGAGGGTGACCTCGACGCAGCGGACGCCGGCCTGGATGAGACGCACGGCTGAGTAGCAGCTGCGGCCGAAGGGAGTGTCGCCATAGACGCTGAGATCTTTGACAGGGGCATCGCTGACATTGAAGGCTTTGAGCTGCTCTGAAGACATCATCTTGCGAGCGCGCTGCATGGAGAGCTGGTGGAGTGTTTTGGATTGATCGAGGTCGGGCTCGCGGCCACGGGCGAAGGCCTGCTCGACCACGGAGAGGCCTTCCATGCGCTGGTCGAGGCGTTTGTCGTTCACGCGTGCTTTGACATCGGGCACGGGGGACTTGGGGTCGTACATCTGGAAGGCGTCGTACTTGGCGCCGAAGAAACCGCCGCGTGCGGGCCATTGATTGGGGAGGATGGAGACGTGGGTGGGGATTTCGATTTTGGCGTCTGGTAGTTCGTGGCAGACGATGGCACCGATGCTGGGGTGGATGAGGGTGGGATCGGGGCGGTAGCCGGTTTTGATGTTGTAGAAGGCGCGCTCGTGGTCGCCCTCTTTGCTGACCATGGAGCGGATGAGGGAGACGTCCTGCATGACGCTGGCGGTTTGTTCGAGACCGGAGGCGAAACTGACGCCTTTGATGGCGGTGGGGATGGTTTTGACGCCGCCACCGATTTTGGTTTCGGGGTGGGGATCGAAGGTGTCGAGCTGGGAGGCGGCACCGCCGAGCCAGAGAAGGATGAGGGAACGTGCGGGTTTGCCGGAGGGGGCGGTGGCGGCCTCGGCGGCGAGGATGTCGGCG
Proteins encoded in this region:
- a CDS encoding c-type cytochrome yields the protein MKIRLTLFLTLVVAPLAPGADPVAPAAVAATNATDGKTIFQTVCAQCHGASGEGKAELKSPSIAGMPAWYTSTQFKNLREGRRGHDAADPQSFMMAAVAKALKPEQVKAVIAHVEKMPVQTPKGADREMANTNPQEGMQLFQERCMECHRYNGSGEMAFGSPPLVGRQGWYLEAQLKNFKSGKRGAVKDDVNGAKMVQMTTLFIEDEQMLRNVVAYIMTLNPEPEPAAGDGKKEVIEDNPFISAGQ
- a CDS encoding DUF1501 domain-containing protein; this translates as MNTSPCQGPDHLTRRSLLRGTTAAGLSWLTPLADILAAEAATAPSGKPARSLILLWLGGAASQLDTFDPHPETKIGGGVKTIPTAIKGVSFASGLEQTASVMQDVSLIRSMVSKEGDHERAFYNIKTGYRPDPTLIHPSIGAIVCHELPDAKIEIPTHVSILPNQWPARGGFFGAKYDAFQMYDPKSPVPDVKARVNDKRLDQRMEGLSVVEQAFARGREPDLDQSKTLHQLSMQRARKMMSSEQLKAFNVSDAPVKDLSVYGDTPFGRSCYSAVRLIQAGVRCVEVTLNGWDTHANNFEGQATQVKILDAAYASLIRDLKKLGLLQSTIVVCGGEFGRTPKINNVGGRDHWPHAFSMLVAGGGFAGGRVIGSTDPTGEKKEPERPVLVEDLHATIQNLLGIDYSKEVMTPVGRPMALSKGEPVKELQAHA